GGTCGTCCTGCTGGAGGACCTCGGCGCGCTGGTGGGCCTGATCCTCGCGCTCGTCGGCGTGAGTCTGGCCCTCGCCACGGGCGACGGAGTGTGGGACGGCATCGGCACCCTCTGCATCGGCATCCTGCTGATCGTGATCGCGATGGTCCTGGCGGCCGAGACCAAGTCCCTCCTGCTCGGCGAGTCCGCCGGGCTGGAGGACGTGACGAAGATCAAGGACGCGATGGTCGACGGCGACGTCGTCACCGGCATCATCCACATGCGCACCCTCCACCTCGGCCCCGAGGAACTGCTGGTCGCCGCCAAGATCGCGGTCCGGCACGACGACACGGCGGCAGAGGTCGCGCACGCGATCAACGCCGCCGAGACCCGGATCCGCGAGGCGGTCCCGATCGCCCGGGTGATCTACCTGGAGCCGGACATCTACAGCGAAGCGGCAGCGGCGGCGGGCACCAACCCGGCCAAGTCGCCGGGCGCGACGGACTCCGAGCCGACATCGGAGGCGACACCCGAGCCGGGCGCCGAGCCGACCTCCCAGGCGGACAACGACCACTGACCGTCTGCTCGTATCCGTACGGAGGCCCCGGCGCACCCCGCGTCGGGGCCTCCGTACGGACGGGCCGCGAAGTCCT
Above is a window of Streptomyces sp. NBC_01498 DNA encoding:
- a CDS encoding cation diffusion facilitator family transporter; its protein translation is MSASGGTKAIVAALAANLAIAVAKFVAFLFSGSSSMLAESVHSLADSGNQGLLLLGGKKAKREATPEHPFGYGRERYIYAFLVSIVLFSVGGMFAIYEGYEKIKHPHEIEAWYWPVGVLVFAIIAETFSFRTAIKESNATRGKRSWKEFIRHSKAPELPVVLLEDLGALVGLILALVGVSLALATGDGVWDGIGTLCIGILLIVIAMVLAAETKSLLLGESAGLEDVTKIKDAMVDGDVVTGIIHMRTLHLGPEELLVAAKIAVRHDDTAAEVAHAINAAETRIREAVPIARVIYLEPDIYSEAAAAAGTNPAKSPGATDSEPTSEATPEPGAEPTSQADNDH